The following are encoded together in the Cheilinus undulatus linkage group 3, ASM1832078v1, whole genome shotgun sequence genome:
- the LOC121507250 gene encoding transmembrane protein 88, with protein MCGMDVDLDDGGSGEEEKEEEFWMGEGVKMLPPPVAHSGGSAWGSRRGRCGCLVCGAGLVLWNLCVVLASALLLAVVFSLVLLPAILLLYVGFLCHSRVLDANSAICSYLDDNSCSALIILGFVMMSPLVVVAAAVFCGLLRRFRLLLFIQPITRAWYRGRLLDWMGGIHAWV; from the exons ATGTGCGGTATGGATGTGGACCTGGATGATGGGGGTTCAGgcgaggaggagaaagaggaggagttCTGGATGGGGGAGGGAGTGAAGATGCTGCCCCCTCCTGTGGCCCACAGTGGGGGCAGTGCGTGGGGCAGCCGGCGGGGCAGGTGTGGCTGCTTGGTGTGTGGGGCAGGTCTTGTCCTGTGGAACCTGTGTGTGGTGTTAGCCAGCGCACTGCTCCTGGCTGTGGTCTTCTCGCTGGTGCTGCTGCCTGCGATTCTGCTGCTGTATGTTGGGTTCCTCTGCCACTCCAGG GTCCTTGATGCAAACTCTGCCATCTGCAGTTACCTTGACGACAACAGCTGCTCCGCCCTCATCATCCTGGGCTTTGTGATGATGTCCCCACTCGTGGTTGTGGCGGCCGCCGTCTTCTGCGGGTTACTCCGGAGGTTTCGACTCCTGCTTTTCATTCAGCCAATCACGCGTGCCTGGTACCGAGGGCGGTTGCTGGACTGGATGGGCGGCATCCATGCCTGGGTCTGA